From the genome of Acidobacteriota bacterium, one region includes:
- a CDS encoding SBBP repeat-containing protein yields MKNVTKRSVALFIGLASMAPVFPTGSPFLESGRATLPTGARSLYKRPAKLLDAESSRSLATVDKETNARVNQVYGKLPMSFEANDGQTDSRVKFISRWGGQTLFLTSTEAVFRLEGPNQTPAPEGRPTLSVDASSARRSPVESTNSVLRMKLVGGNTSAKVTGLDKLPGKSNYFIGNDPKKWRTNVPNYAKVKYEQVYPGVDLVYYGNQRQLEYDLIVAPGADPNRIRLTFEGAQKMRIDEAGDLVLSTTAGETRQRSPIVYQELNKKRERVRAGYAKQGENEVAFELGRYDASRPLVIDPVLVYSTYLGGSFGESGNSIAVDPAGFAYITGFTNSNDFPTANPLQPNNASFCCAGDVFVTKLNAAGSALVYSTYIGGGETDQASAIAVDPFGNAYVTGTTSSTDFPTANAFSPNLAGVANDAFVAKLNSAGSAFVYSTYLGGSLGETATSIAVDASGNAYVTGSTGSTDFPTSNPLQGNISAGSDGFITKFNATGTSLVYSTYLGGVGADSGNGIAVDATGNAYVAGTTSSPDFPLVNPVQSEITDKTAFKSIDGAATWAAINNGLPARFSVNTIAIDPGAPNTLYIGTTGGGVFKSTDAGSSWIASNNGLFTLAMDQLLIDPKTTSTLYGISGRSLTRSTDAGMSWNTIPLLGGAEVVALDPSAPQTLYAARGQLVFKSIDSGATWSGVTVRDPLGNIASTLHGLVVDPRTPTTIYAADSGGVFKSINGGTVWRGRLGTPSGARSIAIDPVNTASLYVWSIGGGISKSTDGAQTWSLINSGLPSKAVRVVAIDPIATNTLYAGTDHGIQKSTDGGVSWMTTVSRVTNAPANAIAIDPRVTSTLYAGASATFDCFVAKLNSQGTALLYSTYLGGDTADVASGIAVDAFGNAYVAGATTSAGFPTRNPMQSFGGGLLDGFVAKLDTVHAELVYSTHLGGGSFDSCRGIAVNTAGNAYVTGQTSSTDFPTVVPLQGSLADAESDPFVAKLNATGSALVFSTYLGGGEGALHSSGFDFANAIAIDNAGSAYITGSTTSDNFPTTPGAFQLAKRGNSITAFVAKISDPPPFDACLQDDSNGNLLLVNTNTGDYQFINCGVLTLSGKAAISKKGCLVTLQVSGPDRRLLARIDTCRGTGTASMQVFSQGRTFTILDRNTANSACACSR; encoded by the coding sequence ATGAAGAACGTTACCAAGAGATCTGTGGCTTTGTTCATTGGCCTCGCGAGCATGGCGCCAGTTTTCCCCACGGGAAGTCCCTTTCTTGAGTCTGGCCGCGCGACGTTGCCCACGGGAGCACGTAGCCTCTACAAACGTCCGGCGAAACTGCTGGACGCTGAAAGCTCTCGGTCGCTTGCAACCGTAGACAAGGAAACCAACGCGCGGGTGAATCAGGTCTACGGCAAGCTTCCGATGAGTTTCGAAGCGAACGATGGACAGACGGATTCGCGCGTGAAGTTCATTTCTCGTTGGGGCGGCCAGACGCTGTTCCTGACTTCGACCGAAGCGGTGTTTAGACTGGAAGGCCCGAACCAAACACCAGCACCTGAAGGAAGACCAACCCTCTCAGTGGATGCTAGCAGCGCGCGCCGTTCGCCGGTTGAATCGACGAACTCGGTGTTGCGAATGAAGCTGGTGGGCGGGAACACTTCGGCAAAAGTAACAGGCCTCGATAAGCTGCCGGGCAAGAGCAACTACTTCATCGGGAACGATCCGAAGAAGTGGCGAACGAATGTCCCGAACTACGCGAAGGTGAAGTATGAGCAGGTCTACCCTGGCGTCGATCTTGTGTACTACGGCAACCAGCGCCAGCTTGAGTACGACTTGATAGTAGCGCCCGGAGCCGATCCCAACCGTATCAGGCTCACATTTGAAGGCGCTCAGAAAATGCGAATAGATGAGGCAGGCGATCTGGTGCTGAGCACAACCGCGGGCGAGACGCGTCAGAGGAGTCCAATTGTTTATCAAGAACTGAATAAAAAGAGAGAACGCGTACGTGCTGGATACGCGAAGCAAGGCGAGAATGAAGTAGCTTTTGAGCTAGGACGATACGATGCGAGCCGGCCGCTGGTGATCGATCCGGTACTGGTGTACTCCACTTATCTGGGAGGTAGTTTTGGCGAGTCCGGCAACAGCATTGCTGTAGACCCGGCGGGCTTTGCCTACATAACCGGTTTCACCAATTCAAATGATTTTCCGACCGCAAACCCTTTGCAGCCGAACAACGCCTCCTTCTGTTGTGCGGGCGACGTGTTCGTGACTAAGTTGAATGCCGCCGGATCCGCCCTCGTCTACTCGACATATATCGGCGGCGGCGAGACGGATCAGGCCAGCGCGATTGCTGTTGACCCATTTGGCAATGCATACGTCACCGGCACAACCAGTTCTACCGATTTCCCGACAGCGAACGCGTTCAGTCCTAATCTCGCCGGGGTAGCCAACGACGCGTTTGTTGCTAAACTGAACTCGGCGGGAAGCGCATTCGTGTATTCCACGTATCTAGGAGGCAGCCTCGGCGAGACTGCCACAAGCATAGCCGTAGATGCGAGCGGAAACGCTTACGTGACTGGTTCAACCGGCTCGACCGACTTCCCCACATCAAATCCGTTGCAGGGGAATATTAGCGCCGGGTCCGACGGCTTCATAACGAAGTTCAACGCCACAGGCACATCGCTCGTCTATTCCACGTATTTGGGAGGTGTTGGCGCAGATTCTGGCAACGGCATCGCGGTGGATGCCACCGGCAATGCCTACGTTGCGGGCACAACAAGCTCGCCTGATTTTCCATTAGTGAATCCGGTGCAGTCGGAGATCACCGACAAAACAGCCTTTAAGAGCATCGATGGAGCCGCCACTTGGGCTGCAATCAACAATGGTCTGCCCGCTCGATTCTCGGTTAACACAATAGCGATTGATCCGGGTGCTCCGAACACTCTTTATATCGGCACGACCGGCGGTGGAGTCTTCAAGAGCACCGATGCCGGGAGCAGTTGGATTGCTTCGAACAACGGGTTGTTTACTCTTGCCATGGACCAGCTATTGATAGACCCGAAGACAACCTCGACGCTGTATGGCATCAGCGGGAGGAGTCTTACCAGGAGCACAGATGCGGGAATGAGCTGGAACACGATCCCTCTTCTTGGCGGAGCAGAAGTAGTTGCGTTAGATCCGAGCGCGCCACAAACGCTTTATGCGGCGAGGGGGCAGTTGGTCTTCAAGAGCATCGATAGCGGGGCAACCTGGAGCGGAGTTACAGTAAGAGACCCGCTTGGGAACATCGCCAGCACCTTGCATGGTCTTGTGGTGGACCCGAGGACGCCCACCACAATCTATGCCGCGGATTCCGGCGGAGTGTTTAAGAGTATTAACGGCGGGACCGTCTGGAGGGGAAGGCTTGGCACCCCTTCAGGCGCCCGAAGCATCGCTATTGACCCGGTCAATACGGCCTCGCTCTATGTGTGGTCTATCGGCGGCGGGATTTCGAAAAGCACGGATGGCGCACAAACCTGGAGTCTGATCAACTCAGGTCTTCCCAGCAAGGCTGTTCGGGTTGTTGCTATTGATCCGATTGCGACGAATACCCTTTATGCCGGCACGGATCACGGCATACAGAAGAGCACCGATGGAGGAGTCAGTTGGATGACCACCGTAAGCAGGGTGACCAACGCTCCCGCTAACGCAATAGCCATTGACCCGAGAGTTACATCGACGCTCTACGCTGGGGCTTCCGCCACTTTCGACTGTTTTGTTGCGAAGCTAAACTCACAAGGCACTGCACTCCTTTACTCCACCTATCTAGGCGGTGATACAGCCGACGTCGCTTCGGGCATTGCTGTAGATGCGTTTGGAAATGCTTACGTGGCGGGCGCTACAACATCGGCCGGTTTTCCGACGAGGAACCCGATGCAATCATTCGGCGGCGGGCTTCTAGACGGCTTTGTTGCAAAACTCGACACCGTACACGCTGAACTTGTTTACTCCACACACCTCGGCGGCGGCAGCTTCGACAGTTGTCGAGGAATAGCCGTGAACACGGCTGGCAACGCCTATGTCACGGGTCAGACTTCTTCAACAGACTTTCCAACGGTGGTCCCCTTGCAAGGCTCGCTAGCCGACGCTGAAAGCGACCCCTTCGTGGCAAAGCTTAACGCGACAGGATCGGCACTCGTCTTCTCAACTTATTTGGGTGGAGGTGAAGGAGCCCTTCACTCTAGTGGTTTTGATTTCGCGAACGCGATCGCGATTGACAATGCAGGAAGCGCTTACATAACCGGGTCCACCACGTCCGACAACTTTCCAACTACGCCGGGCGCTTTCCAACTAGCCAAACGAGGCAATAGCATCACAGCTTTCGTCGCCAAGATTTCCGACCCTCCCCCTTTCGATGCGTGCCTGCAAGACGACAGCAACGGCAACTTGCTGCTCGTCAACACAAACACTGGAGATTATCAGTTCATCAATTGCGGTGTCCTTACCTTGAGTGGAAAAGCTGCAATAAGTAAGAAGGGCTGCCTCGTCACTCTTCAAGTGAGCGGGCCTGATCGCAGATTGCTCGCGAGGATTGATACTTGCCGGGGGACCGGAACTGCTTCAATGCAGGTTTTCTCTCAAGGCAGAACATTTACTATCCTGGACAGGAATACAGCCAACAGTGCTTGTGCTTGTTCGAGATAG
- a CDS encoding M20/M25/M40 family metallo-hydrolase, whose translation MRGRMAALACAALLLGASVTAQDLTGEARQIMERADVRRAFDYVDAHKDQILAEWIALTEINAPSGKERERAEAVRRALQSLNLDKVYYDSKGNLIAVRKGTGGSKPVVFDAHLDTVFQEGLKIKAEIRDGKIFAPGVGDDTRNVEAILASIRALDNAGIKTRADLIFVFTVEEETSFGGVKHFISENRERIGQYVALDGGYEGLNYGGIGINWYKHHFIGTGGHTTSKAPPYSATLAAARAITRIYSLELPKDPVVHLNIGMLGGADVVNAKAADAWFTVDLRSTNQKLIDDFEQKIAQILLEEAGRVGMQVKTELPEEKVPAAQIPGSRESFTVRMAEAVHRAIGFENVTVGNSASNNSNVALLAGLPAISTGCAPCGGDHSLGEWCQIEPIYRGIKKLILLEIALTEK comes from the coding sequence ATGAGGGGAAGAATGGCGGCGCTTGCATGCGCGGCGCTACTGCTGGGTGCCAGTGTAACCGCGCAGGATCTGACCGGCGAGGCCCGACAAATCATGGAACGCGCAGACGTGAGACGCGCGTTCGATTATGTCGATGCGCATAAAGATCAGATACTAGCTGAGTGGATAGCGCTCACGGAGATCAACGCGCCGTCCGGGAAAGAACGCGAGCGAGCCGAAGCAGTGCGAAGAGCGTTGCAGTCTCTCAACCTGGACAAAGTCTACTACGACTCCAAGGGTAACCTCATCGCCGTTCGCAAAGGCACCGGCGGCTCGAAGCCCGTCGTGTTTGACGCGCATCTCGACACGGTGTTTCAAGAAGGCTTGAAGATCAAAGCCGAGATTCGCGATGGAAAGATCTTCGCCCCGGGTGTTGGGGACGATACGCGAAATGTCGAAGCGATCCTGGCCTCGATTCGCGCGCTTGATAATGCTGGGATCAAAACCAGAGCCGATCTGATCTTCGTGTTCACGGTTGAAGAAGAAACGTCGTTCGGGGGAGTAAAGCATTTCATCTCCGAGAACAGGGAGCGAATCGGGCAGTACGTCGCGCTCGACGGCGGATACGAGGGCTTGAACTACGGCGGCATAGGGATCAATTGGTACAAGCACCACTTCATCGGCACGGGCGGCCATACGACTTCAAAAGCGCCGCCATATTCGGCGACGCTTGCGGCCGCGCGGGCGATCACGCGTATCTATTCGCTCGAGCTGCCAAAGGATCCGGTGGTGCACTTGAACATCGGGATGCTCGGCGGAGCTGACGTCGTGAACGCCAAAGCGGCGGATGCGTGGTTCACGGTCGATCTGCGATCCACCAATCAGAAACTGATCGATGACTTCGAGCAGAAGATCGCGCAGATACTCCTCGAAGAAGCCGGTCGAGTTGGCATGCAGGTGAAGACCGAGCTGCCCGAGGAAAAAGTTCCGGCCGCCCAGATCCCGGGGAGCCGCGAGTCGTTTACCGTGAGAATGGCGGAGGCGGTGCATCGAGCAATTGGATTTGAGAATGTGACTGTGGGCAACAGTGCCTCGAACAACTCGAACGTCGCGTTACTGGCTGGCTTGCCTGCGATCTCTACCGGCTGTGCTCCGTGCGGCGGCGATCACTCGCTGGGCGAGTGGTGCCAAATCGAGCCGATCTATCGCGGGATAAAGAAGCTGATCTTGCTCGAGATCGCGCTGACCGAAAAATAA
- a CDS encoding HEAT repeat domain-containing protein, whose amino-acid sequence MPSNRKMFVQIVTLLVVLLTFVFAVRGETQSLETLLAYLKSPNASTRQDAAHKLGERRVRNQLAVEALAVAARKDEDYDVRAEALRSLGMIKDFSALPEMLDALKDPNSNVRGVAIRSLVALYTEHDIDFITNRRSGWNLFNPFLDTNDHEIVEPYVAVDPTIVTAIGESARGDRERNVRISAIRALGVLRGTAAIPHLADALSADQDLRMEVLRAFIKIGDQSAGTYLIPFFRDSDQKVRTQAMVAAGMLKYKPAVEPLLSVYGLGPEKKGALKKVGDRVKGSLSYLPARDEAALWALSLIGDEKAEQTFVENMTDNDADRRQYAIEGLARIADPRYQDQISRLVLTEKNNDVKLAEYWAMYKMGGTTNIQYIVRKLETDQEDQARAYLMDATSPADLFPYIRSSSKEVRQKVIEILGRIGDQETIKELEPVVRTSSASTADTATVAIKRIEWRISGRPRASDSVLQRERPRRASNP is encoded by the coding sequence ATGCCTTCAAATAGGAAAATGTTCGTCCAGATAGTGACGCTTCTCGTCGTGTTGCTAACGTTCGTCTTTGCCGTGCGCGGCGAGACTCAATCGCTTGAGACCTTGCTCGCCTATCTGAAGAGTCCCAACGCGAGCACGCGACAGGACGCGGCGCACAAGCTGGGTGAACGCCGGGTCCGCAATCAACTCGCGGTCGAAGCGCTCGCGGTGGCGGCTCGCAAAGATGAAGACTACGACGTGCGCGCCGAAGCGCTTCGGTCGCTGGGAATGATCAAGGACTTCTCGGCGCTGCCCGAGATGCTCGACGCGCTCAAGGACCCGAACTCGAATGTGCGCGGCGTGGCAATAAGATCGTTGGTGGCGCTGTACACCGAGCACGACATAGATTTCATAACCAACCGTCGCTCCGGTTGGAACCTGTTCAATCCGTTTCTCGACACAAACGATCACGAAATAGTCGAGCCTTACGTTGCGGTCGATCCCACAATCGTCACAGCGATCGGAGAATCGGCTCGAGGTGACCGCGAGCGCAATGTTCGAATATCCGCCATTCGCGCGCTCGGCGTTTTGAGAGGTACGGCCGCGATCCCACATCTTGCCGACGCGCTCAGCGCGGATCAGGATCTGCGCATGGAGGTGCTTCGAGCGTTTATCAAGATCGGAGATCAGTCGGCCGGCACTTACCTGATACCCTTCTTTCGCGACTCGGATCAGAAGGTGCGAACGCAGGCGATGGTCGCGGCCGGCATGCTCAAATACAAGCCGGCGGTCGAGCCGCTGCTTTCGGTCTACGGTTTGGGTCCCGAGAAGAAAGGCGCCCTCAAGAAGGTCGGCGACAGGGTGAAAGGAAGCTTGAGCTACCTGCCGGCGCGCGACGAAGCTGCGCTGTGGGCGTTGTCTTTGATAGGCGACGAGAAGGCAGAGCAGACCTTCGTCGAGAACATGACTGACAACGATGCAGACCGCCGCCAATACGCGATCGAGGGGCTGGCGCGAATAGCCGACCCGCGCTATCAGGACCAGATATCCCGGCTGGTGCTAACCGAGAAAAACAACGATGTGAAGCTCGCCGAGTATTGGGCGATGTACAAGATGGGCGGCACCACAAACATCCAGTACATCGTGCGCAAGCTCGAGACCGATCAGGAAGATCAGGCTCGCGCTTACTTGATGGACGCCACGAGTCCGGCGGATCTCTTTCCTTACATTCGCTCGAGCAGCAAGGAAGTCCGGCAAAAAGTAATCGAGATACTCGGACGCATTGGCGACCAGGAAACAATAAAGGAGCTGGAGCCGGTGGTGCGCACGTCGAGCGCTTCGACGGCGGATACGGCCACAGTTGCAATCAAGCGAATCGAGTGGCGCATCTCGGGCCGGCCTCGCGCGAGCGACAGCGTCTTGCAACGCGAGCGTCCGCGGCGCGCCTCGAACCCGTAA